The following proteins are co-located in the Acidimicrobiia bacterium genome:
- the menB gene encoding 1,4-dihydroxy-2-naphthoyl-CoA synthase, whose amino-acid sequence MAKITINRPEVRNAFRPTTLFELRDAFDVARDDPGTGVIVLTGEGPDAFCSGGDQRIRGDDGYKDEQGIGRLNVLDLQIQIRRTPKPVVAMVAGYAIGGGHVLHVVCDLTIAADNARFGQTGPKVGSFDGGYGSGLLARMVGQKKAREIWYLCEQYDAQAALDMGLVNTVTPLADLEVTTVEWCRKMLRHSPLALRMLKASLNAADDGLAGIQQLAGDSTLLYYMSEEAQEGRDAYVNKRPPDFGQFPKRP is encoded by the coding sequence ATGGCCAAGATCACCATCAACCGGCCCGAGGTCCGCAACGCCTTCCGGCCCACGACCCTCTTCGAGCTGCGCGACGCCTTCGACGTCGCCCGCGACGACCCCGGGACGGGCGTCATCGTCCTCACGGGCGAGGGGCCCGATGCATTCTGCTCGGGTGGCGACCAGCGCATCCGCGGCGACGACGGCTACAAGGACGAGCAGGGCATCGGTCGTCTCAACGTGCTCGACCTCCAGATCCAGATCCGTCGCACCCCGAAACCCGTGGTCGCGATGGTGGCCGGCTACGCCATCGGCGGCGGTCACGTACTCCACGTCGTGTGCGACCTCACGATCGCGGCCGACAACGCCCGGTTCGGTCAGACCGGCCCCAAGGTCGGGTCCTTCGACGGCGGCTACGGCTCGGGACTGCTGGCCCGGATGGTCGGGCAGAAGAAGGCCCGTGAGATCTGGTACCTGTGCGAGCAGTACGACGCGCAGGCCGCCCTCGACATGGGTCTGGTCAACACCGTCACGCCGCTTGCCGACCTCGAGGTCACCACGGTCGAGTGGTGCCGGAAGATGCTGCGCCACAGCCCGCTGGCGCTCCGGATGCTGAAGGCGTCGCTCAACGCCGCCGACGACGGCCTGGCCGGGATCCAGCAGCTGGCGGGCGACTCGACACTCCTCTACTACATGAGCGAGGAGGCCCAGGAGGGGCGCGACGCGTACGTCAACAAGCGACCACCCGACTTCGGCCAGTTCCCCAAGCGTCCGTGA
- a CDS encoding FGGY-family carbohydrate kinase, translating to MRFLVLDAGTSSVRASLIDGPTDRGTAEVVTEHARPQLPSSPADGLVEFDAAAMAAAALDAAGEALDTGGPVEAMAVVNQRGSAVVWDSRTGHPVAPGLGWQDLRTVGRCLELKAEGIDLAPNQTATKIEALLAGTGTADTDPLLAGTVDTWLVWNLTRGEHHVTDATNAAVTGLLADSGSAWDESRLATFGIPGHLMAEVVDTTGVVGHAAALPGAPPIAGIAGDQQASLVGQGCVAPGDAKITFGTGAMLDVVVGAERPSQGVTASGGYPIVAWRKDGVDMWGLEAIMLAAGTNVEWLRDGLGLLADVADSATVAAECDDTGDVFYVPALLGLGTPYWDFGARGTFVGLTRGTGKPEVVRAVLEGVAHRAADLVDAATDSGLAIDALRIDGGMAENDVFGQAVADATERPVEVAPVREATSLGGAFLAGLASGAWTDIGELAATWSPRARFEPRGESRRDRWKEAVGRAGGWHPALSELDLRPR from the coding sequence ATGAGGTTCCTGGTGCTCGATGCCGGCACGAGCTCGGTTCGTGCGTCGCTCATCGACGGCCCGACCGACCGCGGCACGGCCGAGGTCGTGACCGAACACGCGCGGCCGCAGCTACCGTCGTCACCGGCCGACGGTCTCGTCGAGTTCGACGCCGCCGCGATGGCGGCTGCCGCTCTGGATGCGGCGGGCGAGGCGCTCGACACCGGGGGACCCGTCGAGGCGATGGCGGTGGTGAACCAGCGTGGGTCGGCAGTCGTGTGGGACTCCCGGACGGGACATCCCGTGGCGCCGGGCCTCGGGTGGCAGGATCTCCGCACCGTGGGCCGGTGCCTCGAGCTGAAGGCCGAGGGCATCGATCTCGCACCCAACCAGACCGCCACCAAGATCGAGGCCCTTCTCGCAGGCACAGGTACGGCGGACACCGACCCGTTGCTCGCCGGTACCGTCGACACGTGGCTCGTGTGGAACCTCACCCGGGGCGAGCACCATGTCACCGACGCCACGAACGCGGCGGTCACCGGGTTGCTGGCCGACAGTGGATCGGCGTGGGACGAGTCACGCCTCGCGACGTTCGGGATCCCGGGCCACCTCATGGCCGAGGTCGTCGACACGACGGGCGTCGTGGGACATGCCGCTGCGCTCCCGGGTGCACCCCCGATCGCCGGCATCGCAGGCGACCAGCAGGCCTCACTCGTGGGCCAGGGATGCGTCGCCCCCGGCGACGCCAAGATCACGTTCGGCACCGGGGCGATGCTCGACGTCGTGGTCGGCGCCGAGCGACCGTCGCAGGGCGTCACGGCGAGCGGTGGCTACCCCATCGTGGCGTGGAGGAAGGACGGCGTCGACATGTGGGGCCTCGAGGCCATCATGCTGGCGGCGGGCACGAACGTGGAGTGGTTGCGCGACGGCCTCGGTCTCCTCGCCGACGTGGCCGACTCCGCGACCGTGGCCGCAGAGTGCGACGACACCGGCGACGTGTTCTACGTCCCGGCGCTGCTCGGTCTCGGAACGCCCTACTGGGACTTCGGGGCGCGAGGCACTTTCGTCGGGCTCACCCGCGGAACGGGAAAGCCGGAGGTCGTGAGAGCGGTCCTCGAAGGGGTGGCACACCGGGCCGCCGATTTGGTCGACGCGGCGACGGACTCCGGCCTGGCGATCGACGCGTTGCGCATAGACGGCGGGATGGCGGAGAACGACGTCTTCGGCCAGGCCGTGGCCGATGCCACGGAGCGGCCGGTGGAGGTCGCTCCCGTGCGCGAGGCGACGTCGCTCGGAGGTGCCTTTCTCGCAGGGCTCGCGTCCGGTGCATGGACAGACATCGGGGAGCTCGCCGCCACCTGGTCGCCACGCGCTCGCTTCGAGCCCCGGGGCGAGTCCCGTCGCGACCGTTGGAAAGAGGCCGTGGGGCGCGCCGGCGGCTGGCACCCTGCGCTGTCGGAGCTCGACCTGCGGCCGCGCTAG
- a CDS encoding helix-turn-helix transcriptional regulator has product MRMTVPVTAGRDPTGSVASLIRSARDAAGLTQAALAERLHTRQSVVSRWESGRDEPRLSTLARIMSACGLSLSLVVEPEGVDRAQLREQLAMTPSERLASVRNLSRTLAGARRVG; this is encoded by the coding sequence ATGAGGATGACCGTACCCGTCACCGCCGGGCGGGACCCCACGGGCAGCGTGGCCTCGCTGATCCGCTCCGCCCGCGATGCGGCGGGCCTCACCCAGGCCGCCCTCGCCGAGCGGCTCCACACGAGGCAGTCGGTCGTCTCGCGCTGGGAGAGCGGCCGCGACGAGCCCCGGCTCTCGACGCTGGCGCGGATCATGAGCGCCTGCGGCCTGTCACTGTCGCTGGTCGTGGAGCCCGAGGGCGTCGACCGCGCCCAGCTCCGCGAGCAGCTCGCCATGACCCCGTCGGAGCGCCTGGCGTCGGTCCGTAACCTGAGTCGTACGCTGGCGGGCGCGCGTCGGGTCGGCTGA
- a CDS encoding cytochrome P450 → MFDDDGSPHPLDTVRPGADYDPEIGGNPQQFHASMRDEAAVTRVEEMGMALLTRHEHVHWALRSPELFSSQFDAVQIGQVRPLIPLQIDPPEHVQYRRLLDPLFAPREMALLEDDIRSLANDLVDGFIEDGRCEFDSQFAIPFPCTVFLRMLGLPLDDLELFLRFKNDIIRPVADDAEGDKAIRDATGQEIYAYFEEVIEERSRDRRDDLISGFLDAEVDGRTLSRNEILDICYLFLLAGLDTVTASLGCAVSYLAQRPDRRDALVADPSLIPGAVEELLRWETPVPGVPRLVMEDVDVDGETLTAGETVTCLLASANTDDRHFSDADVVDFERESNKHLAFGGGVHRCLGSHLARLEMRVALEVLHGRIGDYVLPDGETPRYSLTIREVEYLPLEFTPGERL, encoded by the coding sequence ATGTTCGACGACGACGGCTCTCCCCATCCCCTCGACACGGTACGACCCGGCGCCGACTACGACCCGGAGATCGGCGGGAACCCCCAGCAGTTCCACGCGTCGATGCGCGACGAGGCAGCGGTGACGCGTGTCGAGGAGATGGGCATGGCGCTGCTCACGCGCCATGAGCACGTCCACTGGGCGCTCCGCTCCCCGGAGCTCTTCTCCTCGCAGTTCGACGCCGTGCAGATCGGCCAGGTCCGTCCGCTGATCCCGCTCCAGATCGACCCACCCGAGCACGTTCAGTACCGCCGCCTCCTCGATCCGCTCTTCGCCCCGCGCGAGATGGCGTTGCTCGAGGACGACATCCGGAGCCTGGCGAACGACCTCGTCGACGGGTTCATCGAGGACGGCCGCTGCGAGTTCGACTCGCAGTTCGCCATCCCGTTCCCGTGCACCGTCTTCCTCCGGATGCTCGGGCTCCCGCTCGACGACCTCGAGCTGTTCCTGCGATTCAAGAACGACATCATCCGACCGGTCGCCGACGACGCCGAGGGCGATAAGGCGATCCGTGACGCCACGGGCCAGGAGATCTACGCCTACTTCGAGGAGGTGATCGAGGAGCGCTCCCGTGACCGCCGCGACGACCTCATCTCGGGATTCCTCGACGCCGAGGTCGACGGCCGCACGCTGTCCCGCAACGAGATCCTCGACATCTGCTACCTCTTCCTCCTCGCCGGACTCGACACCGTCACGGCCTCCCTCGGGTGTGCCGTCTCGTACCTGGCGCAGCGTCCCGACCGCCGTGATGCCCTCGTGGCCGACCCGTCGCTGATTCCCGGCGCGGTGGAGGAGCTGCTGCGCTGGGAGACGCCGGTCCCGGGCGTTCCGCGTCTCGTGATGGAGGACGTCGACGTCGACGGCGAGACCCTCACCGCCGGCGAGACCGTGACGTGCCTCCTGGCGTCGGCCAACACCGATGACCGCCACTTCTCCGATGCCGACGTCGTCGACTTCGAACGCGAGTCGAACAAGCACCTGGCGTTCGGTGGTGGTGTGCACCGCTGCCTCGGGTCGCACCTGGCACGCCTCGAGATGCGCGTGGCCCTCGAGGTGCTCCACGGGCGTATCGGCGACTACGTCCTTCCCGACGGTGAGACACCGCGGTACTCGCTGACGATCCGTGAGGTGGAGTACCTCCCCCTGGAGTTCACGCCGGGGGAGCGCCTGTGA
- a CDS encoding glycerol-3-phosphate dehydrogenase/oxidase — translation MTRSREIALSRLADEHFDVLVVGGGITGAGVALDAVTRGLRTALVERHDFASGTSSKSSKFVHGGVRYLEQREFRLVYEALAERQVLLRNAPHLVRVLPFVLPVYARGGVVPRKLSRALGTAMWLYDLTGGARIGRRHQRLAVDEARSLIPTLRPEGLAPSYLFYDAQADDARLTLTVVMTAADLGAAVANHAEVVGLRRSGDRVVGADVVADGSEIPVAASVVVNAGGVWSDRVRSLEDGADPGDLRPAKGIHVAVPWGRVRNSVGSIIPVRGDRRSIFVAPWGDVAYFGTTDTDYDGPLDDPPCTPDDVDYLLSAANGLLDVDLDRSDIVGSWAGLRPLLHGAGSERTADLSRRHAVHESAAGVITVTGGKLTTYRRMASDVVDRIMTRLDRRGRCRTRTLRLAGAEGIRRSSPGPEPGTADHLLGRYGSGAGAITELVTADPELGRPLVEGLPYLRAEAVHAVRDEYARTLDDILSRRTRARLFGRDASARAAPDVAVLVAPELGWDAGDVEREVADYRASVAAERDAAGLPETPSTTVDQALTATS, via the coding sequence ATGACGAGATCCCGCGAGATCGCCCTGTCCCGGCTCGCCGACGAGCACTTCGACGTGCTCGTTGTCGGTGGCGGCATCACCGGTGCAGGCGTCGCACTCGACGCCGTGACGCGTGGGCTGCGGACCGCACTGGTGGAGCGCCACGACTTCGCGTCGGGCACATCGTCGAAGTCGTCCAAGTTCGTCCACGGCGGCGTCCGCTATCTCGAGCAACGTGAGTTCCGACTCGTCTACGAGGCGCTCGCGGAGCGACAGGTGCTGTTGCGCAACGCACCCCACCTCGTGCGGGTCCTGCCGTTCGTCCTCCCGGTGTACGCCCGGGGAGGCGTCGTCCCGCGGAAGCTCAGCCGGGCACTCGGGACGGCGATGTGGCTCTACGACCTCACCGGTGGCGCCAGGATCGGCCGCCGGCACCAGCGCCTCGCCGTCGACGAGGCCCGTTCGCTCATTCCGACGCTGCGGCCCGAGGGCCTCGCCCCGTCGTACCTCTTCTACGACGCCCAGGCCGACGACGCCCGCCTCACCCTCACCGTGGTCATGACGGCGGCAGACCTGGGGGCAGCCGTCGCCAACCATGCAGAGGTCGTGGGGCTGAGGCGTTCCGGGGACCGGGTGGTCGGGGCCGACGTCGTCGCCGACGGCTCCGAGATCCCCGTCGCCGCATCGGTGGTCGTCAACGCCGGGGGCGTGTGGAGCGACCGGGTGCGTTCCCTCGAGGACGGTGCCGACCCGGGTGATCTCCGTCCGGCCAAGGGGATCCACGTGGCCGTGCCGTGGGGCAGGGTGCGCAACAGCGTGGGGTCGATCATCCCCGTGCGCGGTGACAGGAGGTCGATCTTCGTCGCCCCGTGGGGTGACGTCGCCTACTTCGGGACCACCGACACCGACTACGACGGCCCGCTCGACGACCCACCGTGCACCCCCGACGACGTCGACTACCTGCTGTCGGCGGCCAACGGACTGCTCGACGTCGACCTCGACCGCAGCGACATCGTCGGATCGTGGGCCGGATTGCGCCCGCTGCTGCATGGAGCGGGCTCGGAACGCACCGCCGACCTGTCTCGGCGACACGCGGTCCATGAGTCCGCCGCCGGTGTGATCACGGTCACCGGCGGGAAGCTCACGACCTACCGTCGCATGGCGAGTGACGTGGTCGACAGGATCATGACGAGACTCGACCGGCGCGGCCGGTGCCGGACCCGCACGTTGAGGCTCGCGGGCGCCGAGGGCATTCGCCGGTCGTCGCCGGGGCCGGAGCCGGGAACGGCCGACCACCTGCTCGGGCGCTACGGGAGTGGGGCGGGTGCCATCACCGAGCTGGTGACGGCGGATCCCGAGCTCGGTCGGCCTCTCGTCGAGGGGCTTCCGTACCTCCGGGCGGAGGCCGTGCACGCTGTCCGCGACGAGTACGCCCGAACGCTCGACGACATCCTCTCGCGTCGGACCCGCGCCCGCCTCTTCGGGCGCGACGCATCGGCGCGAGCGGCGCCCGACGTGGCGGTGCTCGTCGCACCCGAGCTCGGGTGGGACGCCGGCGACGTCGAGCGCGAGGTCGCCGACTACCGGGCCTCCGTTGCAGCCGAGCGCGACGCCGCCGGGCTCCCCGAGACCCCGTCGACCACCGTCGACCAAGCGCTCACTGCAACCTCATGA
- a CDS encoding ferredoxin, whose product MRVQVDPDLCVGHGRCYALGPDVYSADDYGHCVIREPDVAPEHVDQARIGAANCPEDAITVVED is encoded by the coding sequence GTGAGGGTCCAGGTCGACCCCGACCTGTGTGTCGGGCACGGCCGGTGCTACGCCCTGGGCCCCGACGTCTACTCCGCCGACGACTACGGCCACTGTGTGATCCGGGAGCCCGATGTCGCCCCCGAGCACGTCGACCAGGCCCGCATCGGCGCCGCCAACTGCCCCGAGGACGCCATCACGGTCGTGGAGGACTGA
- a CDS encoding methyltransferase domain-containing protein, translating into MHAPPTGLADPENVRTPTGEQGLIPGDSLPTDRVPGHWLLARLGKRVLRPGGRELTDLLLGSLDIGPDDDVVELAPGLGSTTELVLARNPASYRGVDRDPVSTRRVAAVVAGPGRSVVHASAAATGLPDSSADVAFGEAYLTMQPERLKRDVATELARIVRPGGRVGIHEVAFADDAIDDDRRSAVNSDLTASIKVSVRPETVSGWVGLLSDAGFDVHERFTAPLHLLEPRRLVADEGIVGAARFGARVALDSDARRRVLAMRSAMRANAADLQALALTATRRGR; encoded by the coding sequence ATGCACGCACCGCCGACCGGGCTCGCAGACCCGGAGAACGTGAGGACTCCGACCGGGGAGCAGGGTCTCATCCCGGGTGACTCCCTGCCCACGGACCGGGTGCCCGGCCACTGGCTGCTGGCGCGTCTCGGCAAGCGCGTCCTGCGCCCCGGGGGCCGTGAGCTGACCGACCTTCTGCTGGGCTCACTCGACATCGGTCCCGACGACGACGTCGTGGAACTGGCCCCCGGGCTCGGCTCGACCACGGAGCTGGTCCTGGCCCGGAACCCGGCCAGCTACCGCGGGGTCGACCGCGACCCGGTGTCGACCCGTCGCGTGGCGGCGGTGGTGGCGGGTCCCGGCCGGTCCGTCGTCCACGCGTCGGCCGCAGCCACCGGGCTTCCCGACAGCTCGGCCGACGTGGCCTTCGGCGAGGCGTACCTCACGATGCAGCCGGAGCGCCTGAAGCGCGATGTCGCCACGGAGCTGGCGCGGATCGTCCGCCCCGGGGGTCGGGTCGGGATCCACGAGGTCGCCTTCGCCGATGACGCCATCGACGACGATCGACGGTCCGCCGTCAACAGCGACCTCACCGCCTCGATCAAGGTGAGTGTCCGGCCCGAGACTGTCTCCGGGTGGGTCGGGCTCCTGAGCGATGCGGGCTTCGACGTTCACGAGCGCTTCACAGCGCCGCTGCACCTCCTGGAGCCGCGGCGCCTCGTCGCCGACGAAGGGATCGTGGGCGCGGCCCGGTTCGGCGCTCGCGTCGCTCTCGATTCCGACGCGAGACGACGCGTTCTGGCCATGAGATCGGCCATGCGCGCGAATGCCGCCGACCTCCAGGCCCTCGCACTCACGGCGACGAGACGAGGTCGGTGA
- a CDS encoding class I adenylate-forming enzyme family protein has translation MTRELVAVVGGGRMPRTAVARAVCDAWDAGDAVAVLDPASSPAAVEAQVESLDATRLIDSSGPHRVATGTPVEPDVVAVVLTSGTTGTPAAVTLTGTGMHAMVAGVSAAHGAGGTAQTWLCCLPLHHMAGLGILARHHLGGDGLVIHESFDAAAVARAPTESGATIVSLVPTMLHRMLEEGVPVDGYRALRLGGGPVPDGLRRRAEEAGGRVVATYGMTETWGGCVHDGVADAGVDLRIGEGGEIQVRGTVVTPGYHRDPERTRRAFTADGWLRTGDVGELTAGSRGEPDRLRVVDRIKDLIISGGVNVSPTAVEAALIGHPRVADVAVAGAPDDEWGERVVAHVVPVDPGEPPDLDALRAFAAHSLPAPSLPRDVRVTERIPRTPGGKIRRVELRH, from the coding sequence GTGACGCGTGAGCTCGTGGCCGTCGTCGGAGGCGGGCGCATGCCCCGCACGGCGGTGGCCCGGGCGGTGTGCGACGCCTGGGACGCCGGCGACGCCGTCGCGGTCCTGGATCCGGCCTCGTCGCCCGCCGCGGTGGAGGCGCAGGTCGAGAGCCTCGACGCCACACGGCTGATCGACTCGTCGGGCCCGCACCGGGTGGCCACGGGCACGCCCGTGGAGCCCGACGTCGTGGCGGTGGTACTCACGTCAGGGACGACGGGCACGCCGGCAGCGGTCACGCTCACGGGCACGGGCATGCACGCCATGGTTGCCGGCGTCTCGGCGGCACACGGAGCCGGTGGGACCGCGCAGACGTGGCTGTGCTGTCTTCCGCTGCACCACATGGCCGGCCTCGGAATTCTCGCCCGGCACCATCTGGGCGGCGACGGCCTCGTCATCCACGAGTCGTTCGACGCGGCCGCCGTTGCCCGGGCGCCGACGGAGAGCGGCGCCACGATCGTGTCGCTGGTCCCGACGATGCTCCACCGGATGCTCGAGGAAGGCGTGCCCGTCGACGGCTACCGCGCCCTGCGCCTGGGTGGTGGACCGGTGCCCGACGGCCTGAGACGGCGCGCGGAAGAGGCCGGCGGTCGTGTCGTCGCGACGTACGGCATGACCGAGACCTGGGGTGGGTGTGTGCACGACGGCGTGGCCGACGCAGGCGTGGACCTTCGCATCGGTGAGGGGGGAGAGATCCAGGTGCGTGGCACGGTCGTCACCCCGGGCTACCACCGCGACCCGGAGCGGACCCGGAGAGCCTTCACCGCCGACGGCTGGCTCCGGACGGGCGACGTGGGCGAGCTCACGGCCGGCTCGCGGGGAGAGCCCGACCGGCTGCGCGTGGTCGACAGGATCAAGGATCTCATCATCTCCGGCGGTGTGAACGTCAGCCCCACGGCTGTGGAGGCGGCGCTCATCGGGCATCCGCGTGTCGCCGACGTCGCGGTTGCCGGCGCACCCGACGATGAGTGGGGCGAGCGCGTCGTCGCTCACGTGGTGCCCGTCGACCCCGGCGAACCACCCGACCTGGATGCGCTGCGCGCGTTCGCCGCGCACTCGCTCCCCGCCCCGTCGCTGCCTCGGGACGTCCGGGTCACCGAGCGCATCCCGCGTACGCCGGGCGGCAAGATCCGACGGGTGGAGCTCAGGCACTGA
- a CDS encoding 1,4-dihydroxy-2-naphthoate polyprenyltransferase has product MSSSAAAPVPTGWHLWLAGARPRTLPAAVAPVLVGAAVATHSPDPVWWRAPGALVVALALQVGVNYANDYSDGVRGTDVDRVGPLRLTASGAARASSVRTAAVVSFAVAAAVGLLLSLVVSPWLLLVGVAALAAGVLYTGGPRPYGYSGLGELMVLVFFGYVATVGTTYVVAEEIPAAAWWGATGVGLLAAALLLANNIRDIGTDTSAGKHTLAARVGDRAARVLYAACLAGGVLAAVPLAWTSPWALMALVAGIPAGALARVVARAHTPHDLIPALAGTGRVQLLWSALAACGLAVGS; this is encoded by the coding sequence GTGAGCTCATCGGCCGCGGCGCCCGTGCCGACCGGCTGGCACCTCTGGCTCGCCGGTGCCCGTCCCCGCACCCTGCCCGCAGCAGTGGCGCCGGTTCTGGTGGGCGCTGCTGTCGCGACACACTCGCCGGACCCGGTGTGGTGGCGGGCCCCCGGGGCGCTCGTCGTGGCGCTGGCACTCCAGGTAGGCGTCAACTACGCCAACGACTACTCCGACGGCGTGCGGGGAACCGATGTCGATCGGGTCGGTCCTCTGCGGCTCACCGCGTCGGGGGCAGCGCGCGCGTCGTCGGTGAGGACGGCCGCAGTGGTGTCGTTCGCCGTTGCCGCCGCCGTCGGCCTGCTGCTCAGCCTCGTCGTGAGCCCGTGGCTGCTCCTCGTCGGCGTCGCCGCACTCGCGGCGGGCGTGCTCTACACGGGCGGACCGCGCCCCTACGGCTACTCGGGGCTCGGCGAACTCATGGTCCTCGTCTTCTTCGGCTACGTGGCGACGGTCGGCACCACCTATGTCGTCGCCGAGGAGATCCCGGCCGCTGCATGGTGGGGCGCAACCGGCGTCGGCCTGCTCGCGGCGGCGCTGCTGCTGGCCAACAACATCCGCGACATCGGCACGGACACGTCGGCGGGCAAACACACCCTCGCGGCGCGGGTGGGTGACCGTGCGGCGCGCGTCCTTTACGCAGCGTGCCTGGCCGGCGGAGTTCTCGCTGCCGTCCCGCTGGCCTGGACGAGCCCGTGGGCGCTCATGGCCCTGGTGGCCGGGATCCCCGCCGGTGCTCTCGCACGTGTCGTCGCCCGTGCCCACACGCCACACGACCTGATCCCGGCGCTCGCCGGCACCGGCCGTGTCCAGCTCCTGTGGTCGGCTCTCGCTGCGTGTGGACTGGCGGTGGGATCGTGA
- a CDS encoding alpha/beta fold hydrolase — MKVVLVHGFTQTAASWGPVADALSDSFDVETVDLPGHGARGADRPTSFEEVAADLGDRCGEAAYVGYSLGGRLVLRLALDRPEVVRAAVLIGASPGIDDPVQRALRTDADDELATRIEEVGTAAFLDAWLAQPLFATLPAEVAGLADRLDNEPEGLAAALRVLGTGAQVPVWDRLAGLAPPTLLIAGALDEKFAVLAGSMSDATGPHVIPAVVDDAGHAVQLEKPATVAGLVADFLGAVESSETDGRS, encoded by the coding sequence GTGAAGGTCGTCCTGGTCCACGGGTTCACCCAGACTGCCGCGTCGTGGGGCCCGGTTGCGGATGCCCTGTCGGACTCGTTCGACGTGGAGACCGTCGATCTCCCCGGGCACGGCGCCCGCGGGGCGGACCGGCCGACCTCGTTCGAGGAGGTGGCGGCCGACCTCGGCGACCGCTGCGGCGAGGCCGCCTACGTCGGCTACTCCCTCGGGGGCCGTCTCGTGTTGCGCCTCGCCCTCGACCGTCCCGAGGTCGTGCGGGCCGCCGTACTCATCGGCGCGTCGCCCGGGATCGACGACCCGGTTCAGCGGGCGCTTCGCACGGACGCCGACGACGAACTGGCGACCCGCATCGAGGAGGTCGGCACCGCGGCCTTTCTCGACGCATGGCTGGCACAGCCGCTCTTCGCCACCCTTCCCGCCGAGGTCGCCGGTCTCGCCGACCGTCTCGACAACGAGCCCGAGGGCCTCGCGGCCGCTCTGCGCGTACTCGGGACCGGCGCGCAGGTACCGGTGTGGGACCGTCTCGCCGGTCTGGCTCCACCGACGTTGCTCATCGCGGGCGCACTCGACGAGAAGTTCGCCGTGCTCGCCGGCTCCATGTCGGACGCCACCGGGCCGCACGTGATCCCCGCCGTGGTGGACGACGCCGGCCACGCCGTCCAGCTCGAGAAGCCCGCAACCGTGGCGGGCCTGGTGGCGGACTTCCTCGGGGCCGTGGAGTCGTCGGAGACCGACGGTCGCAGCTGA
- a CDS encoding amidase → MQLLKDVGLTGERDSYLFARLRHAGFVPIAKTNTPELGLMPTTEPRAFGPTHNPWNTEHTPGGSSGGSAAAVASGMVPVGHAGDGGGSIRIPSSACGLFGLKPTRGRTSMGPDEHDPWNGLVVRHVLTRTVRDSAAVLDVIAGSAPGDPYREPLPERPYAREVGTDPGKLRIGILTKSPLSDTDPACAAAAEDTGALLESLGHHVEPADTAALHDASVLEHFVVLMSSWVRSDLDAFGRRLGREITSADVEPMTAFYADNAAEFSAAHYITAIEELHAWTRRVVTLWTDGLDLLLTPTLATVPPKLGELVPDDDNLLDGILRQSTMAAYTAPFNMTGQPGVSLPLTWSDEGLPIGSQLIAATGGEDLLLRVSAQVEQARPWADRRPPVSASSR, encoded by the coding sequence ATGCAGCTCCTCAAGGACGTGGGGCTCACCGGCGAGCGCGACTCCTACCTCTTCGCCCGGCTCCGGCACGCCGGATTCGTCCCGATCGCGAAGACCAACACCCCCGAACTCGGCCTGATGCCGACCACCGAACCCCGCGCCTTCGGACCGACCCACAACCCGTGGAACACCGAGCACACGCCCGGTGGGTCGAGCGGTGGATCGGCAGCCGCCGTTGCATCGGGCATGGTTCCCGTCGGGCACGCTGGCGACGGCGGCGGCTCCATCCGGATCCCGTCCAGCGCGTGTGGTCTCTTCGGCCTGAAGCCCACCCGCGGCCGCACCTCCATGGGCCCCGACGAGCACGACCCCTGGAACGGTCTCGTCGTGCGGCACGTCCTCACACGCACGGTACGCGACTCCGCTGCCGTTCTCGACGTGATCGCCGGCAGTGCTCCGGGCGACCCCTACCGCGAGCCACTCCCCGAGCGTCCCTACGCCCGGGAGGTCGGCACCGATCCCGGGAAGCTGCGGATCGGGATCCTCACGAAGAGCCCGCTCAGCGACACCGACCCGGCATGCGCGGCTGCGGCCGAGGACACCGGCGCCCTCCTCGAGTCCCTCGGCCACCACGTGGAGCCCGCCGACACGGCGGCGCTGCACGACGCCTCGGTCCTGGAGCACTTCGTGGTCCTGATGTCGTCGTGGGTCCGCTCGGATCTCGACGCGTTCGGACGACGTCTGGGACGGGAGATCACGTCGGCCGACGTCGAGCCGATGACGGCCTTCTACGCCGACAACGCCGCGGAGTTCTCCGCGGCGCACTACATCACCGCCATCGAGGAGCTCCACGCGTGGACGCGCCGTGTCGTGACGTTGTGGACCGACGGCCTCGATCTGCTCCTCACCCCCACGCTGGCCACCGTTCCGCCGAAGCTCGGTGAGCTCGTCCCCGACGACGACAACCTCCTCGACGGGATCCTCCGCCAGAGCACGATGGCCGCCTACACCGCACCGTTCAACATGACGGGCCAGCCGGGGGTCTCGCTCCCTCTCACCTGGAGCGACGAGGGGTTGCCGATCGGCTCCCAGCTGATCGCCGCCACCGGAGGTGAGGACCTGTTGCTCCGGGTGTCGGCACAGGTCGAACAGGCCCGGCCGTGGGCCGACCGTCGGCCGCCGGTGTCGGCGAGCTCCCGCTAG